The Aquidulcibacter paucihalophilus genomic interval GGCGCGCAGCTGGAAGCTGCCGGCTGATCCTGCCAGATCCTCAGGCCGCAGCTCGCGCAGGAAGCCCTGGAACATGTCCTGCATCCGCGGCATCTCGGCCTGGAGCTGCTCGGCCACATGGGCGTCGCGGGTCTCGAGGGTCAGCTTCAGCTTCAGGAAGGTCGGCCGGCCGTCCGGTGCCTGGATGTTCACCACCATGTCCGGCAAGGTGAAGAAGGTGACACCGTCCGGACCCTCCGCGATCACGCCCAGAGATGCATCCGCAGGCCCGTCGGCGGGCGCGCCGTGGCCCCCGCCCTTTTTCTCGGCCTTCTTGTCATGGCCGCCCTTCTTCTCCGCGCCATGCTCGCCCTCTTCGGCAGCGGCCGGCTTGGGCTGCATCATGAAGAAGGCCGCGGCTCCACCGCCGCCCAGCACCACCACGGCGGCGGGGATCACGATGAACAGCAGGGGGAGCTTCTTCTTTTTCGGCGCAGCGCCGTCCTCGCCTTCGGCGGCGGCCCCATCGGAAACGGCAGGCAGGTTTGCAGCCTCGTCGCCGCCCTCCTTCGCGCCTTTCTTCTTGCCGAATTTCAACATGGACCACGCCCCGAGAATCTCTCGGTCCATACGAACGTTTTTTGGTTAACGAGCCGCTAAGAACCGGCAAATCCTGCCGGGTGATCGGGGAGCAATTCCAGGGCAAATGCCCGCCCTCACTGGATTAACCCTGTTGGCACGGGCGTTGCGAGGGGAAAGCCGAAAGGAGCCGCCCCGTGGAAAACGCCGCCTATGTCGGACTGTCACGCCAGATGACGCTGCGCCGCGAGCTCGACATCGTGGCCAACAACATCGCCAATGCGGACACCACCGGCTTCAAGGTCGAACAACTGCTGCTCGGCGCCGAGATCGGCGAGCGGGCCCGCAACGCCTTCGTCCGGCCCGGCGTCAGCTTCGTGCTGGATAACGGCATCGGCCGTGACTACGGCCAGGGCTCACTGGAACAGACCGGCCGCAATCTGGACTTCGCCATCGAGGGCGAAGGCGCGTTCTTCAAGCTCGATGACGGCGCCGGCGAGGCCTACACCCGCGACGGTGCCTTCACCCTTGACCCCGAAGGCCGCCTGACCACCGAGGGCGGCGCGGCCGTTCAGGGCGACGGCGGCGACATCATTCTGGACCGCGCACTGGGCGAGCCCACCG includes:
- a CDS encoding flagellar basal body-associated FliL family protein, encoding MLKFGKKKGAKEGGDEAANLPAVSDGAAAEGEDGAAPKKKKLPLLFIVIPAAVVVLGGGGAAAFFMMQPKPAAAEEGEHGAEKKGGHDKKAEKKGGGHGAPADGPADASLGVIAEGPDGVTFFTLPDMVVNIQAPDGRPTFLKLKLTLETRDAHVAEQLQAEMPRMQDMFQGFLRELRPEDLAGSAGSFQLRAEILRRVNLIAAPGKVDAVLIEEMLVQ
- the flgF gene encoding flagellar basal-body rod protein FlgF, whose product is MENAAYVGLSRQMTLRRELDIVANNIANADTTGFKVEQLLLGAEIGERARNAFVRPGVSFVLDNGIGRDYGQGSLEQTGRNLDFAIEGEGAFFKLDDGAGEAYTRDGAFTLDPEGRLTTEGGAAVQGDGGDIILDRALGEPTVAADGTISQNGNPVGRLSVVRFDALAALEKGGDGLYRNASNATAIEATDAQVRQGMLEGSNVNPILEITNLIEIQRAYESVTRMIENTNDLSRRAVERLGRA